A genomic window from Helicobacter suis HS1 includes:
- a CDS encoding UPF0323 family lipoprotein, with amino-acid sequence MQKPFRKISDYAIVGGLSAVVVVALVGCKGSDNNQEKEKPTEKTSNTTPIKKGAFVILQEQADKSYKVAEEYPSDKTRVVVRDLQGKERMLSDEEIQKFIKEEEVKIDKGNSQLTKPPSEGGGSGLGIGAAILGSAAGAILGSYIGNKLFNNPNYNQNAQRNYTSPQAYQRSQNSFGRGSNAIAPSTNRSGFFNQSPSTSPASSSPHTPSTTPSAAPQSTHSTSPSQSPSQNRSGFFGSHSHSSAVS; translated from the coding sequence ATGCAAAAACCCTTTAGGAAAATTTCAGATTATGCTATTGTTGGGGGGCTAAGCGCTGTGGTTGTTGTGGCTTTGGTGGGTTGTAAGGGCTCAGATAATAACCAAGAAAAAGAAAAGCCAACCGAAAAAACAAGCAATACCACGCCCATTAAAAAAGGCGCATTTGTGATTTTACAAGAGCAGGCAGATAAGAGTTATAAAGTGGCTGAGGAGTATCCTAGCGATAAAACGCGCGTAGTGGTGCGGGATTTGCAGGGCAAGGAGAGGATGCTTAGCGATGAGGAGATTCAAAAATTCATCAAAGAGGAGGAGGTTAAAATTGATAAGGGCAATAGCCAGCTAACTAAGCCCCCTAGTGAGGGAGGAGGCTCAGGGCTTGGTATAGGCGCGGCAATACTAGGCTCTGCAGCGGGGGCTATTTTGGGGAGTTATATTGGTAATAAGCTGTTTAACAACCCTAATTACAACCAGAATGCGCAGAGAAATTACACCTCTCCACAGGCCTACCAAAGAAGCCAGAATAGTTTTGGAAGAGGCTCAAATGCAATTGCGCCTTCTACAAATCGCAGCGGGTTTTTTAACCAAAGCCCTAGTACTAGTCCTGCTAGCTCTAGCCCACATACTCCCTCTACTACGCCTTCTGCTGCGCCCCAAAGCACACATAGTACTAGCCCCTCACAAAGCCCTTCACAAAACCGCAGTGGCTTTTTTGGCTCACATAGCCACTCTAGCGCTGTTTCTTAA
- a CDS encoding PepSY domain-containing protein produces the protein MSTKWARLFHIHTSMFFLPMALLFVISGLAFFLGVKSESGAEIKKWQVPFVSAKQELDFLLNFLKQNKIPLPSKIEPRKRREALIIGTAGYEINLSSQGNTSTITSIKRNFLGVLMQIHKGRAGKALVVLGFAFGVFLCLFYASGLLMALKYKNLKGIATAFILGCVVLALLIVESL, from the coding sequence ATGAGTACTAAATGGGCGCGCCTTTTTCATATACACACCAGTATGTTTTTTTTGCCTATGGCTTTGCTATTTGTCATCAGTGGGCTTGCCTTCTTTTTAGGGGTTAAGTCAGAGAGCGGGGCGGAGATTAAAAAATGGCAAGTACCCTTTGTTTCTGCTAAACAAGAATTAGATTTTCTGCTTAATTTTCTTAAACAAAATAAAATCCCCCTGCCCTCTAAAATTGAGCCTAGAAAGCGCAGAGAAGCTTTGATTATTGGCACGGCTGGCTATGAAATCAATTTAAGTTCTCAGGGCAACACTAGCACCATTACAAGCATTAAGCGCAATTTTTTAGGGGTGCTTATGCAAATCCATAAGGGTAGGGCGGGTAAAGCTCTTGTGGTTTTGGGCTTTGCCTTTGGGGTGTTTTTATGTTTGTTTTATGCCAGCGGGCTTTTAATGGCTTTAAAATACAAAAATTTAAAAGGGATTGCCACCGCCTTTATTTTAGGTTGTGTGGTGTTAGCTCTCTTGATTGTAGAATCGCTATAG
- a CDS encoding sulfite exporter TauE/SafE family protein — MSLLFLLVGVFTGVLSGFFGIGGGMVIVPTMLFLGHSYASAVGISVLQMALSSVVGSVANFKKGLLNMSVGLYVGLGGLVGSSFSGLILTHVPHKILLGLFILVTLYSLLRFILGSSQNSQESQLQDLTNKDKFNLLWIGALTGIFAISLGIGGGVLMVPLLSRYLNLSPKQSVPLSLFFVVFSSVSGVFSLSHQGLLHLQNMRWGLLVGVGSVLGVMLGVKLVPLIPSIWHRRLLISVYTLSILVSIYKWL, encoded by the coding sequence ATGTCTCTTTTATTTTTACTGGTGGGGGTTTTTACGGGCGTGTTATCCGGATTTTTTGGCATTGGTGGAGGAATGGTAATTGTACCAACAATGCTCTTTTTAGGCCATTCGTATGCAAGCGCTGTAGGGATTTCTGTTTTACAAATGGCTCTTTCTTCTGTAGTGGGGAGTGTGGCTAATTTTAAAAAAGGGCTTTTAAATATGTCTGTTGGGCTTTATGTAGGGCTTGGTGGACTCGTTGGCTCAAGTTTTAGCGGTTTGATTCTAACCCATGTCCCCCACAAAATCCTTTTAGGCCTTTTTATCCTTGTTACTCTTTATTCACTCCTGCGCTTTATTTTAGGATCATCGCAAAATTCTCAAGAGAGTCAACTACAAGATTTAACCAATAAGGATAAATTCAACCTCCTTTGGATTGGAGCACTCACCGGGATTTTTGCTATCAGTCTTGGTATTGGCGGGGGGGTTTTGATGGTCCCGCTTCTCTCCCGCTATTTAAATTTAAGCCCCAAACAAAGCGTACCTTTGAGTTTATTTTTTGTTGTTTTCTCCTCTGTTAGTGGGGTTTTTTCATTAAGTCATCAGGGTTTGTTGCATTTACAAAACATGCGTTGGGGGCTTTTGGTGGGGGTGGGGAGTGTTTTAGGTGTCATGCTTGGGGTTAAGCTTGTTCCTTTAATACCCTCTATCTGGCATAGACGATTACTCATCTCTGTTTACACCCTCTCTATTTTAGTTTCTATCTATAAGTGGCTTTAG
- a CDS encoding glutathionylspermidine synthase family protein, with amino-acid sequence MRIKTLEPLTQEVLEEIGLDWHTDPDKSPYISNDLISISQKEADAYYEACEELYNMFVETAQMVIDQERFFELDIPNSIVPLIRQSWEDDIHWHIYGRFDLAGGLDGKPIKLLEFNADTPTMLYESAVVQWALLKHNGYNEDLQFNNIHEALVQNFKRLVTLSEDTSGFESMYEGWKILFSSIRGSSEEERTVKFLEDAARSAGFQTQFTYIDLVQFNATEGVFFEGVNYEFLFKLVPWENIAIDEPELAMLMQSIMENQKAIFLNPAYTLLFQSKRFLKLLWDRYPNHPLLLEASYEPLHKKQVKKVAFGREGANVEILDANLQVLHKSEGAYGNHKPVYQEYYELNKAGQEYYQPNVFYAFEPCGLGFRKGGLVMDNFSKFVSHIIL; translated from the coding sequence ATGCGCATTAAAACTTTAGAACCTCTCACTCAAGAAGTTTTAGAAGAAATTGGGCTTGATTGGCACACAGATCCGGATAAAAGCCCTTATATTAGTAATGATTTAATTAGTATCAGCCAAAAGGAAGCAGATGCTTACTATGAGGCCTGCGAGGAGCTCTATAATATGTTTGTAGAGACGGCCCAAATGGTGATCGATCAGGAGCGCTTTTTTGAGCTAGATATTCCAAATAGCATCGTGCCTTTGATTAGACAGAGCTGGGAAGATGATATTCACTGGCATATTTATGGGCGGTTTGATTTAGCGGGGGGACTAGATGGCAAACCTATTAAGTTGCTTGAATTTAACGCCGATACCCCGACTATGTTATACGAGAGCGCGGTGGTGCAATGGGCTTTGCTCAAACACAATGGCTATAATGAGGATTTGCAGTTTAATAATATCCATGAGGCTTTGGTGCAAAATTTTAAGCGGCTAGTTACTTTAAGCGAGGATACTAGCGGTTTTGAATCCATGTATGAGGGCTGGAAGATTCTTTTTTCTAGTATACGGGGCAGTAGCGAGGAGGAACGCACCGTCAAATTTTTAGAGGATGCAGCTAGAAGTGCCGGGTTTCAAACCCAGTTTACTTATATAGATTTGGTGCAGTTTAACGCCACTGAAGGGGTGTTTTTTGAGGGAGTGAATTACGAGTTTTTATTTAAGTTAGTGCCTTGGGAAAATATCGCTATTGATGAACCGGAGTTGGCCATGCTCATGCAAAGCATTATGGAAAATCAAAAGGCGATTTTCTTAAACCCCGCTTATACTTTGCTCTTCCAAAGCAAACGCTTTTTAAAACTGCTTTGGGATCGCTACCCTAACCACCCTTTATTACTAGAGGCTAGCTACGAGCCTTTGCATAAAAAACAGGTTAAAAAAGTTGCCTTTGGCAGAGAGGGGGCTAATGTAGAAATTCTAGATGCAAATTTGCAGGTGCTACACAAAAGTGAGGGGGCTTATGGCAATCATAAACCCGTGTATCAAGAGTACTACGAGCTAAATAAAGCCGGACAAGAATATTACCAACCCAATGTTTTTTATGCCTTTGAACCTTGCGGGCTTGGCTTTAGAAAAGGCGGGTTGGTGATGGATAATTTTTCTAAGTTTGTGAGCCATATTATTTTATGA
- the corA gene encoding magnesium/cobalt transporter CorA, which translates to MVNVFAKNNNLVEVHVFSSFATLSLEESNILWFELINPTQAELECIIQNYSLHIYKREDLEKSTMTKYWENSTSIMINTFFIHKDSPLAFHTEAITYLLTENILFTIYEGSLPIFEDVQKRILASPKKFQDGFDILAKILELYFEKGADCLEEVNRETSALRKHIVLEQEELDHEDILITLSFLQEFTMELRDSLFDKRRIITTLLKSNKVDSETKKDFTIILKDFNSLVDFSTANLNALDNIQNLFTSQVNVEQNKIIKLFTVATMAMMPPTLIGTIYGMNFEVMPELRWEFGYPMAIVAMVISTILPILYFKKKGWL; encoded by the coding sequence ATGGTTAATGTCTTTGCTAAAAACAATAATTTAGTAGAAGTCCATGTCTTTAGCAGTTTTGCTACCCTTTCTTTAGAGGAGAGCAATATTTTATGGTTTGAACTCATCAACCCCACCCAAGCAGAATTAGAGTGCATTATCCAAAATTACTCCCTACACATCTATAAGCGCGAGGATTTAGAAAAAAGTACCATGACTAAGTACTGGGAAAACAGTACTTCTATTATGATCAACACCTTTTTTATCCACAAAGATAGCCCCCTAGCCTTCCACACAGAGGCCATCACTTATCTATTAACCGAAAATATTTTATTTACGATCTATGAGGGCAGTTTGCCCATTTTTGAAGATGTACAAAAGCGCATTTTAGCTAGCCCTAAAAAGTTTCAAGATGGCTTTGATATTCTGGCTAAAATTTTAGAACTCTACTTTGAAAAGGGGGCAGATTGTTTAGAGGAGGTAAATCGCGAAACTAGCGCTTTGCGAAAACACATTGTTTTAGAGCAGGAGGAACTTGACCACGAGGATATTTTAATCACCCTCTCCTTTTTGCAAGAATTTACTATGGAGCTGCGCGACTCGCTCTTTGATAAACGGCGCATCATCACCACCCTACTTAAAAGTAACAAAGTAGATAGCGAGACCAAGAAAGACTTTACTATTATCTTGAAAGATTTTAACTCTTTAGTGGACTTTAGCACGGCTAATCTCAACGCCTTAGATAATATCCAAAATCTTTTCACCTCACAGGTTAATGTGGAGCAAAATAAAATCATTAAGCTCTTTACAGTGGCTACTATGGCGATGATGCCCCCTACTCTAATTGGTACGATCTATGGAATGAATTTTGAAGTGATGCCAGAATTGCGTTGGGAATTTGGCTATCCTATGGCGATTGTGGCAATGGTGATCTCTACGATCTTGCCCATTCTTTACTTTAAAAAGAAAGGCTGGCTATAG
- a CDS encoding phosphoglycerate kinase, translating into MLAGIKKMQEVLGIQDVNLQDKRVLIRVDFNVPLDKNLNITEDTRMRESIPTINYCMDNGAKSVVLVGHLGRPEAKVEGQKEERFSFSHLLKRLERLLNKEVLFANSPKEAKQLLETQDHPIILVENLRFYKGEKNNDPEFSKKLAALCDIYVNDAFGTSHRKHASTYGIAAFVPLKVAGFLLKKEINSFAKALANPLRPVLLIVGGAKVSSKLTLLHNILERVDKIIIGGAMSNTFLKALGYDMQASLVEEDLINEALGVLKKAKERGVRVYLPVDVVSSTHLEHTDQVQITPAQDIALNHMVVDIGPATSKLFSLVIQQSQTIIWNGPLGVYEVPLFSRGSFQIAHSISNTYAYSLIGGGDTIDVLTRAGYKDSVSFISTGGGASLELLEGKILVAFEVLDRK; encoded by the coding sequence ATGCTAGCTGGTATTAAGAAAATGCAAGAGGTGCTAGGGATTCAAGATGTAAATTTACAAGATAAAAGGGTGCTTATCCGCGTAGATTTTAATGTCCCTCTGGATAAAAACTTAAATATCACAGAAGATACTAGAATGCGCGAGAGTATCCCCACGATCAACTATTGCATGGATAATGGGGCAAAATCAGTTGTTTTAGTAGGGCATCTAGGACGCCCTGAGGCTAAGGTAGAAGGACAAAAAGAGGAGAGATTTTCCTTTAGCCACCTACTTAAACGACTCGAACGGCTTTTAAATAAGGAAGTGTTATTTGCCAATTCACCCAAAGAGGCTAAGCAACTCTTAGAGACTCAAGATCACCCCATTATCTTAGTGGAGAATCTGCGTTTTTATAAAGGCGAAAAGAATAACGATCCGGAGTTTTCAAAGAAATTAGCTGCTTTGTGTGATATTTATGTTAACGACGCCTTTGGCACAAGTCATCGCAAACACGCTAGTACTTACGGCATCGCTGCCTTTGTGCCCCTTAAAGTAGCCGGCTTTTTGCTTAAAAAAGAGATCAATTCCTTTGCTAAGGCTTTGGCTAATCCTTTAAGACCCGTGCTTTTGATCGTAGGCGGGGCTAAGGTGAGCTCTAAACTCACCCTTTTACACAACATTTTAGAGCGGGTGGATAAGATTATCATCGGTGGGGCGATGAGCAATACCTTTTTAAAAGCGCTGGGGTATGATATGCAGGCCTCTTTGGTGGAGGAGGATTTAATTAATGAGGCTTTAGGGGTTTTAAAGAAGGCAAAAGAGAGAGGGGTGCGGGTTTATCTACCTGTAGATGTGGTGAGTAGTACGCATTTAGAACACACCGATCAAGTACAAATCACCCCCGCGCAAGATATTGCGCTTAATCATATGGTTGTAGACATAGGCCCAGCTACTTCTAAGCTTTTTTCTTTAGTGATCCAACAAAGCCAGACCATTATTTGGAATGGGCCACTTGGGGTTTATGAAGTACCGCTTTTTAGTAGAGGGTCTTTTCAAATCGCCCATAGCATTTCTAATACTTACGCCTATTCTTTAATAGGTGGGGGCGATACGATTGATGTTTTAACCCGTGCGGGTTATAAAGATAGCGTGAGTTTTATCTCCACCGGTGGGGGGGCAAGTTTGGAACTTTTAGAGGGCAAAATTTTAGTTGCCTTTGAGGTGCTTGATCGCAAATAG
- the rpe gene encoding ribulose-phosphate 3-epimerase, whose product MEIAASILSADFMDLKQSITRVHGVDLLHVDVMDGHFVPNLTFGPCVLKNLDQYFNIPLDIHLMVDNPLFCIDLYSSLRPRYVTIHLESIPHIHKTIHYIKSLGFKAGISLNPATPLCGLEYILDDLDLVLFMSVNPGFGGQKFLPLILKKITHFKQRFPHYTGKIEVDGGINADNAKDLWACGAHVLVVGSYLFSHENPALALKELRKS is encoded by the coding sequence ATGGAAATAGCAGCCAGTATTCTAAGCGCGGATTTTATGGATTTAAAGCAGAGCATCACACGCGTACATGGCGTGGATCTCTTGCATGTAGATGTGATGGATGGGCATTTTGTGCCTAATCTTACCTTTGGCCCTTGTGTGCTTAAAAATTTAGATCAATATTTTAACATTCCCCTAGACATTCACCTCATGGTAGATAATCCCCTATTTTGCATTGATCTTTATAGTAGCCTTAGACCACGCTATGTTACCATTCATTTAGAAAGTATCCCCCATATCCATAAAACGATTCATTACATTAAAAGTTTGGGTTTTAAAGCCGGGATAAGCCTAAATCCAGCCACTCCCCTATGCGGGCTAGAGTATATCTTAGATGATTTAGATTTAGTGCTGTTTATGAGTGTTAATCCGGGCTTTGGCGGACAAAAATTTCTCCCTCTTATACTCAAGAAGATCACCCACTTTAAACAGCGCTTTCCCCACTATACCGGCAAAATTGAAGTAGACGGGGGGATTAATGCGGATAATGCAAAAGACTTATGGGCTTGTGGGGCTCATGTGCTTGTGGTTGGGAGTTATTTATTTAGCCATGAAAACCCCGCCTTAGCTTTAAAAGAATTGCGCAAATCATGA
- a CDS encoding HU family DNA-binding protein — MKKAEFVELMKEAGSFDSRKDAEFALDGFVRAVQKALSTHESVELVGFGKFEVALQKGKSGKVPGSDKTYMTKDKMVPKFKPGKVLKDIVSSEKSSKGTKSSKKK, encoded by the coding sequence ATGAAAAAAGCAGAGTTTGTAGAATTGATGAAAGAGGCAGGGTCCTTTGATAGCAGAAAAGATGCAGAATTTGCCCTAGATGGGTTTGTTAGAGCCGTACAAAAAGCCCTTAGCACCCATGAAAGTGTGGAATTAGTGGGGTTTGGTAAATTTGAAGTGGCTTTACAAAAGGGCAAGAGTGGGAAAGTACCCGGGAGTGATAAAACTTATATGACTAAAGATAAAATGGTGCCTAAATTTAAGCCCGGCAAGGTCTTAAAAGACATTGTATCTTCTGAAAAATCTAGCAAAGGTAC
- a CDS encoding ribonuclease HII, with translation MILGIDEAGRGCLCGSLFVAGVGCTAEIAAFFNKQGLKESKQLKREKRFEFAKQIQEHREVLSLVVAKSALEIDTKGLSVCVQEAITQIVLRFPHILHVKLDGNTLFHLHFSHLRYFEAIIKGDCQITQIAMASILAKAAKDKEMLALDKAYPAYGFVRHCGYGTQEHRKAITHLGYLKEHRKSFKLKPLIDRN, from the coding sequence ATGATCTTAGGCATAGACGAGGCGGGGCGGGGGTGTTTGTGTGGATCGCTATTTGTAGCAGGGGTAGGCTGCACAGCAGAGATAGCCGCTTTTTTTAATAAGCAAGGGCTTAAGGAGAGCAAACAGCTAAAGCGAGAAAAGCGTTTTGAGTTTGCAAAACAGATTCAAGAACACAGAGAGGTTTTAAGCCTTGTGGTGGCTAAAAGCGCGCTAGAAATTGATACTAAAGGTTTGAGTGTGTGTGTGCAAGAGGCTATTACACAAATTGTTTTACGGTTTCCCCACATCTTACATGTAAAACTAGACGGTAATACACTTTTTCATCTCCACTTTAGCCATCTAAGATACTTTGAAGCAATCATTAAGGGCGATTGTCAAATTACCCAAATTGCTATGGCCTCTATTTTAGCTAAGGCCGCTAAAGACAAGGAAATGCTAGCCTTAGATAAAGCTTATCCGGCCTATGGCTTTGTGCGGCACTGTGGGTATGGTACTCAAGAACACCGCAAAGCTATTACGCATTTAGGCTATTTAAAAGAACACCGCAAGAGTTTTAAACTAAAGCCACTTATAGATAGAAACTAA
- a CDS encoding beta/alpha barrel domain-containing protein yields the protein MSVNPGFGGQKFLPLILKKITHFKQRFPHYTGKIEVDGGINADNAKDLWQ from the coding sequence ATGAGTGTTAATCCGGGCTTTGGCGGACAAAAATTTCTCCCTCTTATACTCAAGAAGATCACCCACTTTAAACAGCGCTTTCCCCACTATACCGGCAAAATTGAAGTAGACGGGGGGATTAATGCGGATAATGCAAAAGACTTATGGCAGTGA
- a CDS encoding hydrogenase small subunit yields the protein MQSHSRLFKTISTRLNRLTSLNAHNEHKNIHAELTKKGLSRRDFMKWAGAMTATLALPASFTPLTAKAVEVANRMPVIWLHMAECTGCSESLLRSEDPSIDSIIFDYINLEYHETIMVASGYQADHSLEQAITKHKGNYILMVEGGIPQGTEYFLTVGAEGRTGAEECRRAAKYAKAILAIGTCSSFGGVQAAYPNPSNAQPLSKIIDKPIINVPGCPPSEKNIVGCVLYLLMFGTAPRLDAYNRPTWAYGRRIHDLCERRGHFDAGEFVQHFGDENAKNGFCLYKMGCKGPYTFNNCSKLRFNSHTNWPIGAGHGCIGCSEPNFWDTMSPFEEPISNRLITPLTSAFGGLGADKVADSVGIVALSAAGIGIAMHALLSNFSKDKNEQA from the coding sequence ATGCAATCCCATAGTAGACTTTTTAAAACTATATCTACCCGTTTAAATCGCCTAACTTCTTTAAATGCCCATAACGAGCATAAAAATATCCATGCAGAACTTACCAAAAAAGGGCTTAGTCGGCGCGATTTTATGAAATGGGCAGGAGCGATGACAGCTACTTTAGCCTTGCCTGCAAGCTTTACCCCTCTAACGGCTAAGGCTGTGGAAGTGGCCAATCGCATGCCTGTTATTTGGTTGCACATGGCTGAGTGTACCGGTTGTAGTGAGAGTTTACTTAGAAGCGAAGATCCTAGCATTGATAGCATCATCTTTGATTACATCAATTTAGAATACCACGAAACAATCATGGTAGCTAGCGGTTATCAAGCCGATCACAGCCTAGAACAAGCCATTACTAAACACAAGGGCAATTATATTTTAATGGTAGAGGGAGGCATTCCACAAGGCACTGAGTACTTTTTAACTGTGGGAGCAGAGGGGCGTACAGGAGCAGAGGAGTGCCGCAGGGCTGCAAAGTATGCTAAAGCTATTTTAGCTATTGGGACTTGCTCAAGCTTTGGGGGTGTGCAGGCGGCCTATCCTAATCCTTCTAACGCACAGCCTCTAAGTAAAATCATTGATAAACCTATTATCAATGTGCCCGGTTGCCCTCCTAGTGAAAAAAACATCGTAGGTTGTGTGCTTTATTTGCTCATGTTTGGGACTGCTCCACGCCTAGATGCTTATAACCGCCCCACTTGGGCCTATGGACGCCGTATCCATGATTTATGCGAACGGCGGGGGCATTTTGATGCCGGCGAGTTTGTACAACACTTTGGCGATGAAAACGCTAAAAATGGCTTTTGTCTTTATAAAATGGGTTGTAAAGGACCTTATACTTTTAATAACTGCTCTAAACTGCGCTTTAACTCACACACTAACTGGCCTATTGGCGCTGGGCATGGATGCATTGGCTGCTCTGAGCCTAATTTTTGGGATACTATGAGCCCTTTTGAAGAGCCTATTTCTAATCGCCTCATCACCCCACTTACCAGTGCCTTTGGTGGGTTAGGGGCAGATAAAGTAGCTGATAGCGTGGGTATTGTGGCCTTAAGTGCGGCTGGTATTGGCATTGCCATGCACGCTCTACTCTCTAATTTTTCTAAAGATAAAAATGAGCAAGCTTAG
- a CDS encoding putative quinol monooxygenase, which yields MLLTGFTLQAEPIFNIFELGVKSAERSLYVAVGRNNITQSVLKDKATLGMYLVQEKTNPNKTYMFEVYANQKGYQEHLKSEQAFSLFKTFGYPKRSG from the coding sequence ATGCTTTTAACAGGGTTTACTCTCCAAGCAGAGCCCATTTTTAACATTTTTGAATTAGGCGTAAAAAGCGCGGAGAGAAGTCTATATGTTGCAGTGGGTAGAAATAACATTACCCAATCTGTTTTAAAAGATAAAGCAACACTTGGAATGTATTTGGTGCAAGAAAAGACAAACCCAAATAAGACTTATATGTTTGAAGTTTATGCCAATCAAAAGGGGTATCAAGAACATCTCAAATCAGAACAGGCTTTCTCACTATTTAAAACTTTTGGCTATCCAAAGAGAAGCGGCTAA
- a CDS encoding type I glyceraldehyde-3-phosphate dehydrogenase, producing MLQVAINGTGRIGLCVSRILGARTDVELVALNSTCDTPTLIHLLRFDSLHRPSLPIEMLDTDYIRIGSQQVRVLHERDPAKLNFNPATLVLECTGKFNDLELSKVHLKNGVKQVIISAPAKNTPTFVYGVNHTNYTGQSVISNASCTTNALAPLLHVLDSQFGLEHALMTTIHSYTNDQNLLDSKHKDLRRARAAALNIIPTTTGVSKAVALILPHLKDKISGLALRVPTPDVSLVDLSFDTRLDLDLETLHACLQEATQGDLKGILGIDSDKRVSSDFIGSPLSAIYIPDQSLVLGKHHGKILAWYDNEMGYSHRLVDLALYIHSKGSVC from the coding sequence GTGTTACAAGTTGCAATCAATGGAACAGGTCGGATTGGTTTGTGTGTGAGTCGCATCCTCGGGGCGCGTACAGATGTAGAACTTGTCGCCCTTAATTCTACCTGTGATACCCCTACTTTAATCCACCTTTTGCGTTTTGATTCTTTGCACAGACCCTCACTACCTATAGAAATGCTGGATACAGATTATATACGCATTGGAAGCCAACAGGTGCGTGTTTTGCATGAAAGAGATCCGGCTAAACTCAATTTTAACCCCGCTACCCTTGTTTTAGAATGCACAGGAAAGTTTAACGATCTAGAACTTTCTAAAGTCCATCTTAAAAATGGGGTAAAACAAGTGATTATCTCTGCTCCGGCTAAGAATACGCCTACCTTTGTTTATGGAGTTAACCACACAAATTATACTGGCCAATCTGTTATCTCTAATGCCTCTTGTACCACTAACGCCCTCGCGCCTCTCTTGCATGTTTTAGATAGCCAATTTGGTTTAGAACATGCTCTCATGACTACGATTCATAGCTACACTAACGATCAAAATCTACTAGATTCTAAACATAAAGACCTACGCCGTGCCCGTGCCGCAGCGCTTAATATTATCCCTACTACTACGGGTGTGAGTAAGGCCGTTGCGCTTATTTTACCCCACCTTAAAGATAAGATCAGCGGTTTAGCCTTGCGTGTGCCTACTCCAGATGTCAGCCTTGTAGATTTAAGTTTTGATACCCGCCTAGACTTAGATTTAGAAACTCTGCATGCTTGTTTGCAAGAGGCTACTCAAGGCGATTTAAAAGGCATTTTAGGTATTGATTCAGACAAACGGGTTTCTAGCGATTTTATCGGCTCACCCTTAAGTGCTATCTACATTCCCGATCAAAGTTTAGTTTTAGGAAAACATCATGGCAAAATTCTAGCTTGGTATGATAATGAAATGGGTTATAGCCATAGATTAGTGGATTTAGCCCTATATATTCATTCTAAAGGAAGCGTATGCTAG
- a CDS encoding exonuclease domain-containing protein, whose translation MGDHPLKPCFSEPYYQSLYCFVDIETTGSKPENSSMIEIAALLYEPPKNPMHKGQIIRSFSSLIHCLEVPPKITELTGLSTDDLKEAPPLEAVLQDFKLFIQDHIFVAHNADFDFHFISACCVQVLDSALSNAKLCTLNLARKCIPSPRHGLQFLNTFLGLDIPISHRAYADALASLRVFEHCLRVLPQEIYTAQDLLDYGT comes from the coding sequence ATGGGCGATCACCCCCTTAAACCATGTTTTTCAGAGCCTTACTACCAATCGCTTTATTGCTTTGTAGACATTGAAACCACCGGATCTAAGCCTGAAAACTCTAGTATGATTGAAATTGCTGCTTTGCTTTATGAACCGCCTAAAAATCCAATGCATAAGGGGCAAATTATCCGGAGTTTTTCTAGTCTAATCCACTGCTTAGAAGTCCCCCCAAAAATTACAGAACTCACCGGCCTTAGCACAGACGATCTTAAAGAAGCGCCCCCTTTAGAAGCTGTATTACAAGATTTTAAACTCTTCATTCAAGATCATATTTTTGTCGCCCACAATGCAGATTTTGATTTTCATTTTATTAGTGCATGTTGTGTGCAAGTTTTAGATAGCGCCTTGTCTAATGCCAAACTTTGCACGCTTAATTTAGCTAGAAAATGCATTCCTAGCCCTAGACACGGCCTTCAATTTCTCAACACATTTTTAGGGTTAGATATTCCTATTTCTCATAGAGCTTATGCCGATGCGCTCGCCTCTTTGCGCGTCTTTGAACATTGCCTGCGCGTACTGCCCCAAGAAATTTATACAGCCCAAGATCTCTTAGATTATGGCACTTAA